The following nucleotide sequence is from Mangifera indica cultivar Alphonso chromosome 17, CATAS_Mindica_2.1, whole genome shotgun sequence.
AGACTGTATAATGATGTTGACTTGTATCTATGTCGAGTCCTTTCAGCTTCACAACTGATTCAACATGCCCCTTCAGAGTATTCAATTCCCTTAGCCTGAAAAATGTACTCAAAATACGTCAAATTGGAAGAGAAAGAGATTGCAAATATAGAGTAATGGCTTCATAATGATAACTTTGCTTACCTGGCCACCTCAGCACGTCGCTTAGCTTGCTCGGCGATTTCTGAAAGTTCCCTGTAACTGCTCTTATCAGCGAAAAAGCTGGTTGTTTCTGGTGGTTGAAGGCCATGCAAAGTTCTCTGAGCAGCTGCCCATTGTGCTTCCCTCTCTTCTTTTCCGTAGTCTTTCTTTGTGGTGAAGGCAGTCTATCACAAGAGACAACACATGAGAATAAAGTCAAATTTTCGGATCCGGAAAGTTCAACTGGAGGTCAGACTGCAGAAAGGACTGGTTGAACTGTTTAGTCCAATCTGGGTTTCAAAACCATGCTTAAATTACTCAATCACCAAAAAAATTGGGAGTTGCTTACCTTGTTATCCAGGAGAGTGTTCCAAGCCTTGCCACTCAGAACATAACGGATTCCAAATTTGAGTAAATCAAGAGGGAAGTATGTCACCAGACTGTAAAGCCAGATCACACCAGCCCATCCCCAGCCACAACCCTGTATCCGTGCGAAGCCCCAGTTTGCATATACTGCTATGAATGTTGCTACCTGTTAATTAAGAGTAACAGAGGTAAATGATTATGAGTACGATATGCACTAACAATAggcataattttatgtataaacgaTGATGTCACTATGTAATTGAGTGTAGATGAACTCCTTACCAATTGTGCGATCACAAATGCTGTGACTAAGAGAAGTCCAGGGCGTTCAATAAAGGACCAACTGCGCGATCTTGTGACAAAAATAAGGGCCTGGCTAACAATACTGACTTGCAAGTATAAAGCTGCCATCATTTCATCCTCGTGATCTCTAATAGATCTCACGCCAAAACGATCCTGCATTATGGAAAAGGACAAACAACTAGAATCATAAGATTTTACAACAATTAatgaattaaagttaataatgtCATGAATTAATCTATTGTGCAAGAGATGGATAACATGCTCTTACCGGAAAGAAGTCAGTTTTCCTCATTAACCAAAAGAATATTACAGTCATGATTGCTAAATAAGTTCCAAGCACGATACCAGTAGCAAAAATCTCCTTCAATTTCCAGCTGTCTGGTTGAGGAGATGGCTTAACACGATCTTTTGAAATGGTCATGATTGTTCCTAGAGGTTGAAAAAATACATACAATCAGACTTCCAGTGGCTCCAAGTCATGAAATCTTGTGCATATTTACATAATGGTTTATTGAATAAAGTCTTACCATCATTAAGGATGGCAATAATCAGAACCATGAAGGGTGAAAAGTCAAACTTCCATATCAGTGCAATAAGCATAAAGCCAAgctacaaatttaataataatggaGATTAAATGATTGTAATTAATGGCTAAAGCAGTTAAATAATAGCACAAACAAATATAGATTAGTTTTGGTTTGCTTACCACAATACGAATGGTAATTGAAACAGCATAAATCtgagaggagaaaaagaaataaagtaatattaggCACTCAATTGAATAAATTTCCATTTGAGAATTAGAAGAATAAGAGACGAAATAAAGATATCTTGTGGTACTAACAGTGTAGTTCTTCATCCTTTGGAAAATAGCCCTGCTGGTAAGCACTGCACTTATAATTACACTCAATCCAGGTTCAGTAAGAACAATGTCAGAAGCACTTCTTGCAGCATCTGTAGCATCAGCAACAGCAATACCGATATCTGCCTTCTTCAAAGCAGGTGCATCGTTTACACCATCTCCAGTCATGCCACAAATGTGTTTTCTCTCCTGCAGCCTCTTAACGATTTCATATTTGTGCTCTATCACATCAtcagcaagaagaaaaagattataataGAACTTAAAAGACACCTTTCAACAAATGCttagaaagataaaaagttaCTGAATGTGTACATGGATGTGAAAACTTATTTGTCATATTTAGACATCattgatataagaaaaaaaaaccaatgaaCTTATCATGCAGCCTGTGGCCCAttctaaatttcttaaattacaTTTGACATGCCTAGATTTAAGTCACACAACCCGTGAATAGTTCCATGGTATTATGTCCACAATGTTATCTACCATATTAACTAGAACTATGCATGGATGCAAcgaaatttattaaagaaaaaggcTGCTAAATGCACCTGGAAACACTCCAGCAAATCCATCAGCCTTCTCAATTAACTCGTCCACAGGGAGGGCAGCAATGGAAGAATCCTTGTCTTGGCCAAGGAGGGCTGAAGAAGGGTACATATTTGTTCCCATTCCAAGCCTCCTGCCAGTTTCCTTGCCAATAGCGAGTTGGTCCCCTATTGACAATATACAAGTTTTAAGCAACAATCTATCAAATATGAATCTCATAATGttggaaatgataaaaaagttGTCACtgatataaaaagagaaatgcTGGACATAAAGTTAAAACATTCTTTACCTGTGATCATCTTAACATTGACACCAAGATTGAGAGCCCTTCTAATGGTTTCTGCACTGTCATGACGAGGAGGATCAAAAAGAGGCAATAAACCAACAAACTGCCATGGCGCCCCAGGACTCTCTTTTGTTTTCTCAGGAACTTCCTGTgagtattaatatataatattattgactATTTAATTAAGTTACGCATAGCACAAAATAAGAGTTCAAAGTTCAAGACCTGTCTAGCCACAGCCAAGGATCGAAGTCCACGATCAGCAAACTTATCGATCACTGCATGAACCTTTTTCTTAACATCATCCTTGCAATTGCATAGGGCTATGATCTAGCTTAAAAAAGGCACAAAACTTAGTGATGTACAAATATGATGTTCATGAGCTGTTAACAGTTGAATGAATAACAAATAATACCTGTTCGGGTGCCCCCTTACTAGCACGATGCCAATTTCCATCCGAATCAATGTAGGTGAGAGCAGTCCTCTTGTCAACAGGGTTGAACGGAAGGAAATGAACTTCTTTGATGCCAGCTCTTGCCTGTTAATCATAAATCATGTTACTCCATCAAACGCAAATTAATGCTGGAGGCagagagaaaaaagaacaaaGATTATACCTCTTTTGGATCTGCAAGCATCCCAACTATAGCAGCATCAATGGCATCCTGATTTTCAGTCCTTGAAGCTCTAGCAGCAAGAAGGATAACATGTTCCTTCTCCACACCCTTTGCAAACACTTCAATCAGGTTTCTGTCAACACTTAGCTTGTTAAGGGTCAGGGTACCAGTCTTGTCACTGCATAGAACATCCATGCCTGCCATTTCCTCAATGGCAGTCATTCTCTTAGTGATAGCACCCTGTTGAGATAGTCGGTGAGAACCTATAGCCATGGTGACAGACAGAACAGTTGGCATAGCAATTGGGATTCCTCCGATAAGGAGAACCAACAAATTGTCAATTCCTTGCCTATACTTGCGCTTCTGTACTGGGTACATGATTatgatttcaattattatacCAATAGCAATTGAGCAAATGCAAAAATTCCCAATGGCAGTGAGAACCTGCTGGAAATGTCCGACCTGATTGGTACTGTCCACAAGATGTGCAGCTTTACCGAAAAAGGTGTGCACACCTGTGGCAATCACAACTGCCTCTATTTCACCTTGTTTACATGTTGAACCAGAGAATACTTCATCATATGGGTTCTTGGTGACAGGAAGAGATTCTCCTGTAAGAGCAGACTGATCAATCTTCAAAGGATCACCCTCAAGAAGACGAGCATCAGCAGGAACAATGTCTCCAAGTTTGATGCTAATGATATCTCCTGGAACCAAAACTGCAGCCTCCTGCTCACTCCAACGGCCATCTCTGAGAACCTATATTAAGTGACGAGAAAAACATCCAGTGAAGTTAGTAAAAACATTAGGGGAAAAGGTATAATTGTtgttaagataataaaaattctgTTAATGTCACCTTAGTCTTGGGAGCAAGATTTGCCATGAGGGCAGCTGCTGCATTACCCgcattattttcttcaataaaacTGATTGTGGAGTTGATCACCAATAGGACAATGATACCAACAAAGTCCTGCCAATCTGGAGGCTTTCCACCACCATTAGCCAAGGCAATAGCCATTATAGCAGCAGATTCCATAACCCATGACAATGGGTTCCACATAAAACCCAAAAACTTGAGAATTTTGTTCTCCTGTTTACCAAACACGAAGGCTCAAATTTTAGTAGACTTAATCTTCCCGTACAGTTAATCCATCGATTTTgaatattgtatttatattttaaatatattaaaatgttcCTAAAAAGAAGGACACCTTTTTCTCCTCTAGTTTGTTGGGACCAAAAACGTTCAGCCGATTTTTTCCTTCCTCTTCGGTTAGTCCTTCTCTTGAACATTTCAGCTGCTCAAATACTTCCTCTATGGGTATTTTTTCCTGTTATATCAACAAGCACAGTTCAACTTTCCATAATCAAAGCTAATGGGAAGCATCAATTGgcaattttcaacaaaaataagattttctttGTACCAAACACTACATGGCTTACACTGTGATAAgtttatatcaatatttaaacagaaaattttattttatttatttaaaaaaagggagaatttttatcaaatgagTTGTAACAAAACTATGATTTTCTTTATTAGCAAACGACTCGTATAAAAGCCCTGACAGTAAAATCAGCTAAAAGGGTTAGCTCATATGTGAAGAACAGACAAAAGAAAAGTCAAATactttttttgccttttttttatcAGTCCGTCACCATGATTCTGATCTTGCTCagttataaattcaatcaaacaataaattaaacGTTTTTCTTTGAAACTCATCTGTTTGTGACTCTTTTCCCAAGTTAAATTTTTCAGGAAAGAGAATTTCATGCtcataaactataaattaattgaaaaaaaaatgaaatgaccAGAATTGCAATGACAGAGGAATAAAGTACCACGGAAGTACTCCAAAACGTCACCAAATAGAATGAAAACGACACACGAGTACTTCAAATTTGTACACACAGGACTGACGACTTCATACATCTATCTGAAAACTTGAACCAGgcagaaaaaaatttattttaatatttttttcaaagggTAGGCTGTTAAATTGAGGAAACAATTGTTTCACGGATAGGATTATAGGTGACATAGGAAAGTGAATACTTTGGTCTTACACCCGCCGATTCAGCGCGTGAAATACGAAAGGAAAGAGAATCAATGCTTTCATCGTCATCCCACTTGTAGCACGTGATTGGGTGCGTGTTATTCACAAAAAGGAATAGACGTGTAGCTACACAGTTCCTTTCGTAAgagatgataatattttaacgattatcaaatcaaataatgattTATAGATTTAACAAAGTCAAAAATTCGCCGCATCAGGACCGTCCACGTACGAAATTCTTCCAAAAACGTTTCTACCTTCCATAAAATTACACCATCATAGGTGAAATAACATACACCAAAAACTCGCCACCGCCGTCGCAACGGCAGCAGCAGCAGAGGTCGATTTTCAACCAAAGTATCAGATAAATAAAACAGTTGTATAAAAATTCATTCAGTAACAAACAACGAATCAGAAACCAGTTTTAACCAGaacttatcaataaaattataaatcaataacGTATGAACGTTCGGATCATTGATCGGTAAACATGCAAGTTATAAAACAAATCcgtatttaaaaaaacaaacaaaatcgatcagtttctttcattattttctcgGAAACCAAACAGAAATATAAGAAGAAGAATACCAGATCAACGGACTCGTTCTTTATCTCTTCTAGACTGATGGCCTTACCGCCGCCCATGTTCGGAGCCCAGCGAGAGTTCACTGTACTGAAAAAACGAAATGCCCTTCACGCTTTATATAGAATAAATGTGGGCagaaagaataattatttttttccaaaaatttttttaaaaaaaagtaagaaaatctGTTCACACTGAATCGTTATAACAGCGGAAGAAAATATTATACAGTGGCTACGGACGTCTGCTAACGAGacgaaagagaaaaaaagagcgCAGTGCTTGAAGCGTGCCACTGAACTCGCAACTCTCCGTTTATATTTTCCTTCCGAGTTGAGGAGCTGTGGAGGACTAAGTTGTCACTTTATGCTTTTTTGATTCACCACGCCCGGGTTTCGTGTGTGAACCCACACGAGACGGTGCGCTTGACTTGTTTTGTTTGGACCGTTGGATTAGTGGTCAATGTAACGTGAACAAAAAACGTTGGGATGACGCAACAGAAAGGATCGTGATGTGTTTgaccttattttattttccattgattttttattacaaaaaaaggaataaatcttttttagaaattttaattaaattaccataAGATTTTATGAGTTACATAAATACCATTTTAGACGTTATCCATAATTTTGTTACTATATGATTGGttgaacaattttaattaataataaattaatattcaattatatgataattttaatataaattataattaattataagtatatataatatcactcattAAACCAacatctcaaataaaaataaaattgttcaaacataatttttctttgcgccccaacaaaaaattcttactaaaaaaaaaatcatagtaGAATCAATCtatttcacataaaaaataatcaaattaaaaaaaaaacttttttttgagATCCATCGCCTCTCGATTTTCTTTGCaaaaacaagtttgaatatTCTAagctaataaaagataaaatttttattaactttctgtttttttctcattttgattAAGTCcacaaaaatcaacaaaaaaaaaaatcttaaaattaggTATGTGGGATGGATTGTGTACATGGGAATCAAAATGTTTAAACTAATTATGATGTCTATCCCTAATATGTTGGTCATATCTGTATAATCTTTAAAGAGTTTTTCATTTACgtattcttttgttattttaatcattttagtGTGACCAATATgtctcatttgttaattttggcTTTTGATGTATATTATGTCTTAgcattgttttaaaattcaaatcgGACTGATTAGTTTGATTAAAAACATgctaaaaatttagtttgaatcatATTTAAAACCCATTTAATTATCAAACTGAATTAACCTGAGGTTAAACACGATGAATTATGTCTAGTTGTAATTCAATCATTGAGTCAGACAAGTTCAACTGTTATGTTGACATGAACATGACTAAAACatgtttctaaattttaattgtgtatattaaTGCCACCAATTTCCCCTGTAAAATTGCATCGATCAACCCACCAACTTAAGATGTTTCATTTGGGGTATGTACCCAGGTTTCTTCCAATTAACCTATTTTGGTaagaaatatttcatttttaataataaaaaattattcgaacTAAATGTAAtattaccatatatatatatatataaatataaattttttttataattgaagatTTCGTCTATATTAGTTGGACGAATAAACTCAGACACAGTGATCAGACTTACAATCACTATATTAGGTAAGtcaatatttcataaatatgatagagattcaaaaatatattttcttcctagaagttctaatattttatcaattttattaatctttcaggccactataaagatatattaactaaaagattaatgattataaactaataacATAGTTTGATAAATTGgttgtaaaaataattattgtatttgatttgtagtaataaaaaaatatttatatattattttatttaaatatttataatataataaaaaaatttaagtaagaatataattataatataattaatattatattagtaattcttaatatatataataaatataataatgagaagtaaaattttaatgaaactcAAATTTCTTACTGAGAACAATAAATTGGAATTCTTTTCTAAGTGGTAAGACCAAACTCTACATGTGAATTTGACTTTTTCTTGAACGGCGACGTTTCAACTTCTATAGAAGActaatttacaattatttttatatttatgaaaattaaaaataaaaaggtctGAAAATTTAAAACCATTTTTATTTCGTGatcttttatgattaaaatgGACGGAGCGTGTGACCCACAGAAGATAAAGGGAGCGTGGAGAAGGACGAAACAAATCCTAACAGAACTAAATGCATAGCGTTCAGCATGTCAATGTTGAGGAAATTAGGTTCTTAAGAAAGACACGTGTCGGTGAGAGGAAAGTATATTAATGTAAGTTTATCATTTTCCTTgactttaatatttttgttattacttTTAGGTCTTGTTGAAAGTACATTTTCCTCATTACCGTACAAGTGTCTTTTTCTACCAcatatatttctatttttccatttattgtgtcataaaaatttatttattacttaattaatataatgttaaacATGGTTatcaagtaaataaatataaaattaatcaattttaattatcaccGGCAGAAATATAATTagtgattaataattaataattagaacAACTCAGCTCACGCACCTTCTAATAACGAAAACATTAAATATGATATCAGATTTGGAATCAAAATTGGGGAAGCTTTGTTGTCTCTTGAAAGATACAGAAGAACATAAATaggaaattattttaaatttccatATATAAATAggaagagtaatattataaatacttattttatatgtataaatatgagtaatattatatgtatctaatttgggtacttaatttatatatacagtgatgtgtcatcatgtaattagatgattttaaaacatgtgtcattatatgataaagaaacatttaatcacatgataacacctcatctgtgtacataaattatgtaccaaaaatgaatacacatagttttattgatataaatataaatatatttatatgttattatatgattaattgttattttattcttaatttaaaatcactcaatcacgtaataatacatataagagtatataaaatatatatatatatagatttattgaaataGAAAGGTActtattattgtaaataaattgatctaatattaaaatttttttgggtttttctaGAAAGAtccataataattaatttttttaaataaaaagtaatattacatatagaAACATGTACTAATGGATAAGAAAAgttatgtattatcatataatttaataattttgaattagatgtaaaatatacatttaattcatttaatcatataatgacatattaatttattttgtactCATTAgtgtatattgtatataaaattagtattattctttgaaaaactataaatagttaaatattttaaataaaagaatattatatgtataaataaggGTATTAACAAGTATACAATAAACTaacgtattatcatatgattgtaatctcatttaaaattactcaataacATGTTTATTACTTATTAGTATCATAcggtataaaatatatatcatatgatacgatacaaataaaaaataaaacatatctTAAAATGTATTCAAAATTAGTACGATATAACGAAcgtatcatacaatacaatatgtattattaatataaatcgatatacttttttgaaaaaatgatattgtaACAAGGTTACATTtgagaaatttcaaaaatttatgtGTTGGTGATATCTCAAGATGATAAcatgataatcaaaatttttttattatttttaaaaaatgtattatataatataatatattatataaaaaattatatttttaatagataatacGAAATATAATTTGACTGTCATGCTTTAAAGatgatgaaatgtcaatttCTTACACTTTGAGGATCGAAAGACGAAGCAAAACAGAAGAAGAGTTTTTGTGGGGATGAAAATCCTAAGGTTGGAGATTTTGAAAAGAACTAAAGAGGGTAAGAGCCATAGTTGACCCATCAATGTGGGTGCTGGGACCCGAATCCGAATTATCAAAGAAGAGAATTTTAATACAGTCTGGCGGGGTGGGCCACTCACCGTTGATCAAACAGCCAGTCCGTTTGACTTTTCTTTTTGACTTTTGTAAATGATCGATTGCATTATGGCCGTTGGATTTATTCGATCTAGTGAACGTGATCGTGACGGCACTGTAGGTAACTTGGAAAGACTTTTTAACTACAGACTCAAACGGGACCGGCAAATTTCTGATGATGTGACCTTGATGATTAGGATTTAGCGGCTGTGATTAAGCTACATTTTTTAGTGGGCCCTTGCCAATGTTATTATTTCTTCCCTGCAAGAGAGAATAATGTCACATGATGAAGATACATTTGCGTATTGGAAAGCAATACTTGTATGATTAATGGTTCATAATTCTGAGCACtatattgggattaattttcaaatttagagtCAATTTAAGggtaatttataaatttaattagggCAATACTATGTTTACtcattttggatatataaatatatacacactcatatatgtcattatCTGAtctgttattgttttatttttaattcaaaatcatccaatcacatgatgacacatataaatatgtatatatttgtgtacccaaagtgagtacacatagttttattgatttaattaattgataggACAACgttatgtatatttagttttgagtatttaattatatatttaagtaatatattatcatatgatttaaatattacttttttcttaatttaaaatcattcactcatatgataacatatcatctgaaTATCTATTTAGATACTCAACACtgaatacatatagttttattgtaattgataaaaagaattatgtattttgaatattattttatgaatacataactttttacaaa
It contains:
- the LOC123200595 gene encoding plasma membrane ATPase; translation: MGGGKAISLEEIKNESVDLEKIPIEEVFEQLKCSREGLTEEEGKNRLNVFGPNKLEEKKENKILKFLGFMWNPLSWVMESAAIMAIALANGGGKPPDWQDFVGIIVLLVINSTISFIEENNAGNAAAALMANLAPKTKVLRDGRWSEQEAAVLVPGDIISIKLGDIVPADARLLEGDPLKIDQSALTGESLPVTKNPYDEVFSGSTCKQGEIEAVVIATGVHTFFGKAAHLVDSTNQVGHFQQVLTAIGNFCICSIAIGIIIEIIIMYPVQKRKYRQGIDNLLVLLIGGIPIAMPTVLSVTMAIGSHRLSQQGAITKRMTAIEEMAGMDVLCSDKTGTLTLNKLSVDRNLIEVFAKGVEKEHVILLAARASRTENQDAIDAAIVGMLADPKEARAGIKEVHFLPFNPVDKRTALTYIDSDGNWHRASKGAPEQIIALCNCKDDVKKKVHAVIDKFADRGLRSLAVARQEVPEKTKESPGAPWQFVGLLPLFDPPRHDSAETIRRALNLGVNVKMITGDQLAIGKETGRRLGMGTNMYPSSALLGQDKDSSIAALPVDELIEKADGFAGVFPEHKYEIVKRLQERKHICGMTGDGVNDAPALKKADIGIAVADATDAARSASDIVLTEPGLSVIISAVLTSRAIFQRMKNYTIYAVSITIRIVLGFMLIALIWKFDFSPFMVLIIAILNDGTIMTISKDRVKPSPQPDSWKLKEIFATGIVLGTYLAIMTVIFFWLMRKTDFFPDRFGVRSIRDHEDEMMAALYLQVSIVSQALIFVTRSRSWSFIERPGLLLVTAFVIAQLVATFIAVYANWGFARIQGCGWGWAGVIWLYSLVTYFPLDLLKFGIRYVLSGKAWNTLLDNKTAFTTKKDYGKEEREAQWAAAQRTLHGLQPPETTSFFADKSSYRELSEIAEQAKRRAEVARLRELNTLKGHVESVVKLKGLDIDTSQHHYTV